Genomic window (Sulfurovum sp. NBC37-1):
CTCTTTTTTTCATCTCTGAAGTCAGGATCGATCTTTCAATACCGATAGTGCTACGCAGACCCAAAAATATTTTTTCGGTCAACAACTCTTCCTGACTGAGATGTTCTTCGGTAATCTGCAGGGGATTCTGGATGTAGCTGTCGATATCTGTTTGCGGGTAATAGCGGGTATCTTTGAGAAAACCGACGGCACCCGCTCCGGCACCAATGTAATTTTTCAAGTTCCAGTATCCTTTATTGTGCCGACTCTGGTAGGTACCGAAATTGGATATCTCGTATTGGATAAATCCCCGCTTTTTGATCTCGTTCGCAACAAAAAATGCCAGCTTTTCATCCTCCTGTCTCACTTCCGGGGAAGAAGAGAATCTGGTCCCGTCCTCAATGGTGAGTTCATAGGCAGAGATATGGTCGACAGGCAGTTCAAATGCCTGTCGGATATCGTCCGATAACAGTTCTTTCGTATCTCCCTGATAATTATAGATAAGGTCAAGCGATATGTGTTCAAAACCAAGCTCTTTGGCAGCAAGTACGACTTTTTTTGCCTGTTTCGGAGTATGAGCACGGTTGAGTGCTTTGAGTTTGTCGGTATTGAAGCTCTGTACACCGAAACTTATACGGTTGACACCAAGGGTTTTCATACCTTGAAGCCATGAGTTGCTTGCCGAATTGGGGTTGGCTTCGGTAGTAATCTCCGCATCTTTTTGCAGATAGGGATCA
Coding sequences:
- the hemW gene encoding radical SAM family heme chaperone HemW, translating into MLAYIHIPYCDSKCHYCSFNSYVDKFDTRSEYMQALYRQLSFELERFHTQKESIETLFIGGGTPSTVSPELYEPIFDLLDPYLQKDAEITTEANPNSASNSWLQGMKTLGVNRISFGVQSFNTDKLKALNRAHTPKQAKKVVLAAKELGFEHISLDLIYNYQGDTKELLSDDIRQAFELPVDHISAYELTIEDGTRFSSSPEVRQEDEKLAFFVANEIKKRGFIQYEISNFGTYQSRHNKGYWNLKNYIGAGAGAVGFLKDTRYYPQTDIDSYIQNPLQITEEHLSQEELLTEKIFLGLRSTIGIERSILTSEMKKRAELLYGEKKLEHDGSRYYNKDFFLSDELALYILGNL